The following are encoded together in the Zingiber officinale cultivar Zhangliang chromosome 8A, Zo_v1.1, whole genome shotgun sequence genome:
- the LOC122011615 gene encoding calcium uniporter protein 5, mitochondrial-like, whose protein sequence is MWRSFSSSTSRTLLRNLFTSRPAKHPIPPCLLPLPHRFCSSGNDACDHRSPPTESITLEEAKRMIRLANVEALKRKLESEGEEVVGYAQLLEECEGMGVARSRNEAAAFVRALDEVGVVLLFRDKVYLRPDKVLDLVRKVVPFALTPENDPRREELKELQKKKEEIDQLAHKQVRRMLWSGLGYFVLQIGLFFRLTFWEFSWDVMEPITFFSTAAGIIAGYTYFLVTSRDPTYQDLMNRLFLSRQRKLIQKHYFNVERYIELQKQCKHPRENVESWHS, encoded by the exons ATGTGGCGTTCCTTCTCTTCCTCAACCTCCCGAACCCTCCTACGCAATCTATTCACCTCCAGACCGGCGAAGCACCCTATCCCTCCCTGCCTCCTGCCGCTTCCCCACCGCTTCTGCTCCTCCGGCAACGATGCGTGCGACCATAGATCGCCGCCGACGGAGTCGATCACGCTCGAGGAGGCGAAGCGGATGATTCGTCTGGCGAACGTAGAGGCCCTGAAACGGAAGCTGGAGAGCGAGGGGGAGGAGGTCGTCGGGTACGCTCAGCTTCTGGAGGAGTGCGAGGGGATGGGAGTGGCGCGCTCCCGGAACGAGGCTGCCGCCTTTGTCCGAGCGTTGGATGAGGTCGGCGTCGTCCTCTTGTTTAGGGACAAGGTCTATCTCCGCCCCGATAAG GTTTTGGATCTCGTCAGAAAGGTTGTTCCCTTTGCTCTGACACCTGAGAATGATCCCAGAAGAGAAGAGTTGAAGGAATtgcagaaaaagaaagaagaaattgACCAGCTTGCCCACAAGCAGGTTCGACGCATGCTTTGGTCAGGGTTAGGCTACTTCGTTCTTCAGATTGGCCTCTTCTTTCGACTTACCTTCTGGGAATTCTCATGGGATGTCATGGAGCCGATAACATTCTTCTCCACCGCAGCTGGTATCATTGCAGGATATACCTATTTCCTTGTTACCTCAAGAGACCCAACTTACCAAGACCTCATGAACCGGCTGTTCTTGTCTAGGCAGCGGAAACTAATTCAGAAACACTATTTTAACGTCGAAAGATATATCGAACTGCAAAAACAATGCAAGCATCCACGGGAGAATGTAGAGTCATGGCATTCTTAA